One window of Oncorhynchus kisutch isolate 150728-3 unplaced genomic scaffold, Okis_V2 Okis05a-Okis16b_hom, whole genome shotgun sequence genomic DNA carries:
- the pwp2h gene encoding PWP2 small subunit processome component, with the protein MKFAYRFSNLLGAVYRRGNLSFSKDGNSVISPVGNRISVFDLKNNKSETLPVSTAKNITCVGLSPDGNLAILVDEDGAALLISLITRAVLHHFHFHKPVASIRFSPDGRKFVVTKENVALMYHAPGRNREFNAFVLDKSYYGPYDETTCIDWTDDSKCFVVGSKDMSTWVFGAERWSNLIYYSLGGHKDIMVGCFFEKDSLDLYTVSQDGTLCVWESDTELDGLVLRKTRLPAERGEEEERGEGEEEEPRGEVIRGKGERPKEKEGTKNVRYKQRSKHFFNKEGDFNNLTAAAFHKPTHILVTGFASGIFHLHELPEFNLIHSLSISDQRIATVSMNSSGDWIGFGCSGLGQLLVWEWQSESYVFKQQGHFNNMAALAYSPDGQYIATGGDDGKVKVWNMTSGLCFVTFTEHTSSVTNVTFTSRGFVIVSASLDGTVRAFDLHRYRNFRTFTSPRPAQFSSLAVDPSGDLVSAGAQDSFEVFIWSMQTGRLLEVLGGHEGPVSCLCFSPVQSILASASWDKTVRLWDMMDSWQTKETLRLTSDGLAVSYRPDGQELAVATLDGEISFWSPQSANQTGSVSGRHDLKMGRKETEKITSKQSAKGKSFTSLCYSADGESILAGGQSKFVCIYNIREQILMKKFEISCNLSLDAMEEFLDRRKMTEFGSLALVDEGVGDGDGVELSLPGVRKGDMSSRHFKPEIRVSSLRFSPTGRSWAATSTEGLLTYSLDGALVFDPYDLDLDVTPASVRRQLRQAKWAAAIVLAFRLNETALTQEVLEAVPHHQIAVVCGSLPDVYVEKLLGFIASALERCGHLQFYLSWSQSLLTQHGQKLKTRSGAVLPTIQSLQKSIQKHFEDLSKLCDWNMYTIRYAVALSKQKGVKRTAGDALCDKDESEDSEVMSEASLEETDMLM; encoded by the exons ATGAAGTTTGCTTACAGG TTTTCCAATTTGTTGGGAGCTGTGTATCGTCGTGGGAATCTGAGTTTCTCTAAGGATGGCAACTCTGTGATAAGTCCGGTGGGAAACCGCATCTCCGTCTTTGATCTAAAAAA CAACAAGTCAGAGACACTGCCAGTGTCCACTGCCAAGAACATCACCTGTGTCGGCCTCTCCCCCGATGGGAACCTGGCTATACTGGTGGATGAAGATGGAGCCGCGTTGCTGATCAGCCTGATCACAAGGGCTGTTCTCCATCACTTCCACTTCCACAAACCTGTGGCCAGTATCCGCTTCTCTCCTGATGGCAG GAAGTTTGTGGTAACCAAGGAGAATGTAGCGTTGATGTACCACGCTCCCGGGAGGAACCGGGAGTTCAATGCCTTTGTCTTGGACAAGAGCTACTACGGACCCTACGATGAGACCACCTGCATCGACTGGACCGACGACTCCAA GTGCTTTGTGGTGGGCAGCAAAGACATGTCTACCTGGGTGTTTGGAGCCGAGCGCTGGTCCAACCTCATCTACTACTCTCTGGGGGGACACAAGGACATCATGGTGGGCTGCTTCTTCGAGAAGGACAGTTTAGAT TTGTACACAGTGAGCCAGGACGGGAcgctgtgtgtgtgggagagtgatACGGAGCTGGACGGGCTGGTTCTGAGAAAGACCAGGCTACcagcggagagaggagaggaggaggagagaggagaaggagaggaggaagagcccAGAGGAGAGGTGATCAGAGGGAAAGGAGAAAGACCCAAGGAGAAGGAGGGAACCAAGAACGTCAGATACAAACAGAGGAGCAA ACACTTCTTTAACAAGGAGGGTGACTTCAACAACCTGACGGCTGCAGCGTTCCATAAGCCCACACACATCCTGGTGACTGGGTTCGCCTCGGGGATCTTCCATCTCCACGAACTGCCCGAGTTCAACCTCATCCACTCCCTAAG TATCTCAGACCAGAGGATTGCCACAGTGTCAATGAACAGCTCTGGCGACTGGATAGGCTTTGGCTGCTCAG GTCTGGGCCAGCTGCTGGTGTGGGAGTGGCAGAGTGAATCCTACGTGTTCAAACAGCAGGGACACTTCAACAACATGGCCGCCCTGGCTTACTCCCCCGACGGACAGTACATCGCTACAGGAGGGGATGATGGGAAA GTGAAAGTGTGGAACATGACCAGCGGCTTGTGCTTCGTCACATTCACAGaacacaccagctctgtcactAACGTCACCTTCACCTCCAGAGGCTTTGTCATCGTCAGCGCCTCCCTGGATGGAACGGTCCGAGCCTTCGACCTGCACAG GTACCGTAACTTCCGGACGTTCACGTCTCCGCGGCCGGCCCAGTTCTCGTCTCTGGCGGTGGACCCGAGCGGGGACCTGGTGAGCGCTGGGGCCCAGGACTCCTTTGAGGTCTTCATCTGGTCCATGCAAACTGGACGCCTGCTAGAGGTCCTGGGGGGCCACGAGGGCCCGGTGAGCTGTCTGTGTTTCAGCCCGGTGCAGTCCATCCTGGCCAGTGCATCATGGGACAAAACGGTCCGCCTCTGGGACATGATGGACAGCTGGCAGACCAAAGAGACGCTCCGTCTCACCTCTGATG GCCTGGCGGTGTCGTACCGGCCGGATGGTCAGGAGCTGGCCGTGGCCACGCTGGACGGAGAGATCTCCTTCTGGAGCCCCcagtcagccaatcagacagGCTCGGTCAGCGGACGCCACGACCTGAAGATGGGACGCAAGGAGACCGAGAAGATCACCTCCAAACAGTCCGCCAAGGGCAA GTCCTTCACATCGCTGTGCTACTCTGCAGACGGGGAGTCCATCCTGGCTGGAGGCCAGTCCAAGTTTGTCTGCATCTACAACATCAGAGAACAGATCCTCATGAAGAAGTTTGAGATCTCCTGCAACCTGTCCCTGGACGCCATGGAG GAGTTCTTGGACCGGAGGAAAATGACAGAGTTTGGGAGTCTGGCGCTGGTGGATGAGGGGGTGGGCGATGGGGACGGGGTAGAGCTCAGTCTGCCAGGGGTTAGGAAAGGAGACATGAGCTCTCGCCATTTCAAGCCTGAAATCAGAGTGAGCTCTCTCCGCTTCTCTCCTACTG gtCGTAGCTGGGCTGCTACCTCCACGGAGGGTCTGCTAACCTACTCTCTGGACGGGGCGCTGGTATTTGACCCCTACGACCTTGACCTGGACGTGACCCCCGCCAGCGTCCGCCGACAGCTGCGCCAGGCCAAGTGGGCGGCAGCCATCGTGCTGGCGTTCCGCCTCAACGAGACCGCCCTCACACAAGAAGTCCTGGAGGCCGTGCCACACCACCAGA tcgCCGTGGTGTGCGGCTCCCTGCCTGACGTCTATGTAGAGAAACTGTTAGGTTTCATAGCATCAGCCCTGGAGCGATGTGGTCACCTGCAGTTCTACCTGAGCTGGTCCCAGTCTCTCCTCACGCAGCATGGACAGAAACTCAAAACCAG GTCTGGAGCTGTTCTCCCCACCATTCAGTCACTGCAGAAGAGTATTCAAAAACACTTTGAGGACCTCTCAAAACT